Proteins found in one Siniperca chuatsi isolate FFG_IHB_CAS linkage group LG22, ASM2008510v1, whole genome shotgun sequence genomic segment:
- the LOC122870328 gene encoding early growth response protein 1-like → MLLERDDSFMSEFEDACSAWVDSVGSSPSDGADSDVGSPLCQGVFSPGTDASDSDFFSDFSDCSSDTLSPSLGYTGSFFAEPEPVPAAAGLSSTADAILNMITEIVGICTEMEQQGDSSPSPSPAAASPSSSLVLPPPCLTPSSDLSIPPPAAAQQLAPASISHPVMVKSEFVTTSCSSGCGQSSVTGNDALYAASADCLLPLSALEQQMDVADFIDSLLSSEAGQGELKPGYEVKQEPLGLEDWLKSLVAAPVTGGDSSSYVIGRPVVKTELVQSGSDLHFSPTPLSSTLDAHLLSSLLQGAFPIVNISSVHATGAPKLSRGGRRAPAKNGLKVKPFPCSVQGCERRFSRSDELNRHVRIHTGQKPFQCTICARCFSRSDHLTTHTRTHTGEKPFSCDVCGKRFARSDERKRHGRVHVKQQLRAQMMAAYSLALNAPGI, encoded by the exons ATGCTTCTGGAGCGCGACGACAGCTTCATGTCGGAGTTTGAGGACGCGTGCAGCGCCTGGGTGGACAGCGTGGGCTCGAGCCCCAGCGACGGAGCAGACTCTGACGTGGGATCACCTTTGtgccaaggtgt GTTTTCTCCGGGAACTGACGCCTCTGACTCAGATTTCTTCTCCGACTTCAGCGACTGCTCCTCGGACACGCTCTCGCCGTCCCTCGGCTACACCGGCAGCTTCTTTGCCGAACCGGAGCCGGTACCGGCGGCAGCGGGGCTGAGCAGCACCGCGGACGCGATCCTCAACATGATTACAGAGATTGTCGGGATCTGCACCGAGATGGAGCAGCAGGGCGACTCCAGCCCGTCCCCCTCCCCGGCCGcagcctccccctcctcctcgcTCGTGCTTCCACCTCCATGCTTGACTCCCAGCTCCGACTTGAGCATCCCTCCCCCGGCCGCAGCCCAGCAGCTGGCTCCCGCCTCCATTTCACACCCAGTGATGGTTAAGAGCGAGTTTGTgaccaccagctgcagcagcggGTGTGGACAATCTTCAGTGACCGGGAATGATGCTTTATACGCGGCCAGCGCCGACTGCCTCCTCCCGCTGTCGGCTCTGGAGCAACAGATGGATGTGGCCGACTTCATCGACTCTCTGTTGAGCTCCGAGGCCGGCCAGGGCGAGCTGAAGCCCGGCTATGAGGTGAAGCAGGAGCCGCTGGGGCTGGAGGACTGGCTGAAGAGCCTGGTGGCTGCACCGGTTACCGGGGGAGATTCCAGCAGCTACGTCATCGGCAGACCGGTAGTCAAGACGGAGCTCGTGCAGAGCGGGAGCGACCTGCACTTCTCCCCCACACCCCTCTCCTCCACCCTGGAcgctcacctcctctcctccctcctgcagGGCGCGTTCCCGATAGTCAACATCAGCAGTGTGCACGCGACAGGAGCCCCCAAACTGTCACGCGGGGGCAGAAGAGCTCCCGCCAAGAACGGCCTGAAAGTGAAACCTTTCCCGTGCTCCGTGCAGGGCTGCGAGCGCCGCTTCTCGCGCTCGGACGAGCTGAACAGGCACGTGCGCATCCACACGGGACAGAAGCCCTTCCAGTGCACCATCTGCGCGCGCTGCTTCAGTCGCAGCGACCACCTGACcacgcacacgcgcacacacacgggGGAAAAGCCCTTCTCGTGCGATGTGTGCGGCAAGCGCTTCGCGCGCAGCGACGAGAGGAAGAGGCATGGGCGCGTGCACGTCAAGCAGCAGCTGCGCGCGCAGATGATGGCCGCCTACTCCCTGGCTCTGAACGCGCCTGGCATCTGA
- the LOC122870149 gene encoding steroid 17-alpha-hydroxylase/17,20 lyase isoform X3, with protein sequence MESQRISRVITVHPEGSANDDARLIAVQLLFRCFGLDRRGGAADIPRRNNTSLRYGSLFALYLGPHYTVVVNDHRHAREVLLQRGRDFAGRPSMVTADLLTRGGKDIAFSDYSPLWKSHRRLVHNSFTLFGEGTGRLQDIVLSSVDSLCAELLSSGWRGFDPSPAVTRAVTNVVCTLVFSATYRHGDAELQEVIRYNDGIVQTIARGGLVDIYPWMKVFPNKTLSKLKECIAVRDRLLSRKLEEHKASLSDGDPRDLLDALLKGKMDSGQGQKSSGSEDERITDDHVLMTAAEAFGAGVETTSTTLLWILAYLLHHPEVQERVQKELDEHVGSERAVCVSDRGRLPYLDCVINEGMRIRPVSPVLIPHTAMTDSSIGGHSVGRGTRVLVNMWSIHHDPQHWNQPDLFNPDRFLDDQGQRFTPSCFLPFGAGPRVCVGESLARLELFLFLSSLLQRMSFTLPDGAPPPNLQGRLGVVLQPLPYKVIVTPRAGWEGGAK encoded by the exons atggaaagtcagaggatcagcagagttattacagttcatcctgaggggagcgcGAACGATGACGCACGTCTCATCGCAGTCCAGCTGCTGTTCAGATGTTTCGGTCTGGACCGACGTGGAGGAGCGGCCGACATCCCACGCCGGAACAACACTTCTCTGAG GTACGGGTCTCTGTTCGCTCTCTACCTCGGCCCTCACTACACTGTGGTGGTAAACGACCATCGACACGCCAGAGAGGTGCtgctgcagagagggagagacttCGCTGGACGGCCGAGCATG GTGACCGCCGACCTGCTGACCAGAGGAGGTAAAGACATCGCATTTTCAGACTACTCTCCTCTCTGGAAGTCACACCGTCGCCTCGTCCACAACTCCTTCACCCTGTTCGGAGAAGGAACCGGCCGCCTGCAGGACATCG TTCTGTCGTCCGTGGACAGCCTGTGTGCCGAGCTGTTGTCCAGTGGGTGGCGTGGCTTCGACCCGTCTCCCGCGGTGACCAGGGCCGTCACCAACGTCGTGTGCACGCTGGTGTTCAGCGCCACCTATCGCCATGGCGATGCTGAGCTGCAGGAGGTGATCCGATACAATGATGGCATTGTGCAGACGATTGCCAGAGGAGGACTGGTGGACATTTACCCCTGGATGAAG GTCTTTCCTAACAAGACTCTCAGTAAACTGAAGGAGTGTATCGCCGTCAGAGACAGACTGCTGTCACGCAAACTGGAGGAGCACAAG GCATCGCTGAGTGACGGTGACCCCCGTGACCTTCTGGATGCCTTGCTAAAGGGCAAGATGGACAGCGGGCAGGGTCAAAAGTCATCCGGGTCGGAGGATGAGAGGATAACAGATGACCATGTCCTGatgacagcagctgaggcttTTGGAGCTGGAGTGGAGACGACGTCCACCACACTGCTCTGGATCCTGGCCTATCTGCTGCACCACCCGGAG GTACAGGAGCGCGTGCAGAAGGAGCTGGACGAGCACGTGGGCAGCGAGCGAGCGGTGTGTGTGTCGGACCGCGGCCGGCTGCCGTACCTGGACTGTGTCATCAACGAGGGTATGAGGATCCGACCGGTCAGCCCCGTGCTGATCCCACACACCGCCATGACTGACAGCAG TATTGGAGGTCACTCTGTCGGTCGTGGGACTCGTGTTTTGGTCAACATGTGGTCGATTCACCACGACCCCCAACACTGGAACCAACCTGACCTGTTCAACCcag ATCGTTTCCTTGACGACCAGGGCCAGCGGTTCACACCCTCCTGCTTCCTGCCGTTCGGGGCGGGACCGCGAGTCTGCGTTGGTGAATCGTTGGCCAGGCTGGagctctttctcttcctgtcctctctgctcCAGCGAATGAGCTTCACGCTGCCGGACGGGGCTCCCCCGCCTAACCTGCAGGGGCGGCTGGGTGTGGTCTTGCAGCCGTTACCTTATAAGGTCATTGTCACTCCGAGGGCAGGGTGGGAGGGCGGGGCAAAATGA
- the LOC122870149 gene encoding steroid 17-alpha-hydroxylase/17,20 lyase isoform X1, giving the protein MFARLLSSLPSFILPLSLPPSFLLVFFVVAAVVSFLVARPSPPAARGSVPCLPRLPVLGSLPWLRGGLPPHLLFTQLARRYGSLFALYLGPHYTVVVNDHRHAREVLLQRGRDFAGRPSMVTADLLTRGGKDIAFSDYSPLWKSHRRLVHNSFTLFGEGTGRLQDIVLSSVDSLCAELLSSGWRGFDPSPAVTRAVTNVVCTLVFSATYRHGDAELQEVIRYNDGIVQTIARGGLVDIYPWMKVFPNKTLSKLKECIAVRDRLLSRKLEEHKASLSDGDPRDLLDALLKGKMDSGQGQKSSGSEDERITDDHVLMTAAEAFGAGVETTSTTLLWILAYLLHHPEVQERVQKELDEHVGSERAVCVSDRGRLPYLDCVINEGMRIRPVSPVLIPHTAMTDSSIGGHSVGRGTRVLVNMWSIHHDPQHWNQPDLFNPDRFLDDQGQRFTPSCFLPFGAGPRVCVGESLARLELFLFLSSLLQRMSFTLPDGAPPPNLQGRLGVVLQPLPYKVIVTPRAGWEGGAK; this is encoded by the exons ATGTTCGCccgtctcctctcctcgctcccttCCTTtatccttcctctctccctccctccctccttcctcctcgtCTTCTTCGTCGTCGCGGCGGTCGTCTCGTTCCTGGTCGCGCGTCCGTCTCCTCCTGCGGCTCGGGGCTCCGTCCCCTGCCTGCCGCGGCTCCCCGTCCTGGGCAGCCTCCCCTGGCTGCGAGGAGGCCTCCCTCCACACCTCCTCTTCACCCAGCTGGCCCGCAG GTACGGGTCTCTGTTCGCTCTCTACCTCGGCCCTCACTACACTGTGGTGGTAAACGACCATCGACACGCCAGAGAGGTGCtgctgcagagagggagagacttCGCTGGACGGCCGAGCATG GTGACCGCCGACCTGCTGACCAGAGGAGGTAAAGACATCGCATTTTCAGACTACTCTCCTCTCTGGAAGTCACACCGTCGCCTCGTCCACAACTCCTTCACCCTGTTCGGAGAAGGAACCGGCCGCCTGCAGGACATCG TTCTGTCGTCCGTGGACAGCCTGTGTGCCGAGCTGTTGTCCAGTGGGTGGCGTGGCTTCGACCCGTCTCCCGCGGTGACCAGGGCCGTCACCAACGTCGTGTGCACGCTGGTGTTCAGCGCCACCTATCGCCATGGCGATGCTGAGCTGCAGGAGGTGATCCGATACAATGATGGCATTGTGCAGACGATTGCCAGAGGAGGACTGGTGGACATTTACCCCTGGATGAAG GTCTTTCCTAACAAGACTCTCAGTAAACTGAAGGAGTGTATCGCCGTCAGAGACAGACTGCTGTCACGCAAACTGGAGGAGCACAAG GCATCGCTGAGTGACGGTGACCCCCGTGACCTTCTGGATGCCTTGCTAAAGGGCAAGATGGACAGCGGGCAGGGTCAAAAGTCATCCGGGTCGGAGGATGAGAGGATAACAGATGACCATGTCCTGatgacagcagctgaggcttTTGGAGCTGGAGTGGAGACGACGTCCACCACACTGCTCTGGATCCTGGCCTATCTGCTGCACCACCCGGAG GTACAGGAGCGCGTGCAGAAGGAGCTGGACGAGCACGTGGGCAGCGAGCGAGCGGTGTGTGTGTCGGACCGCGGCCGGCTGCCGTACCTGGACTGTGTCATCAACGAGGGTATGAGGATCCGACCGGTCAGCCCCGTGCTGATCCCACACACCGCCATGACTGACAGCAG TATTGGAGGTCACTCTGTCGGTCGTGGGACTCGTGTTTTGGTCAACATGTGGTCGATTCACCACGACCCCCAACACTGGAACCAACCTGACCTGTTCAACCcag ATCGTTTCCTTGACGACCAGGGCCAGCGGTTCACACCCTCCTGCTTCCTGCCGTTCGGGGCGGGACCGCGAGTCTGCGTTGGTGAATCGTTGGCCAGGCTGGagctctttctcttcctgtcctctctgctcCAGCGAATGAGCTTCACGCTGCCGGACGGGGCTCCCCCGCCTAACCTGCAGGGGCGGCTGGGTGTGGTCTTGCAGCCGTTACCTTATAAGGTCATTGTCACTCCGAGGGCAGGGTGGGAGGGCGGGGCAAAATGA
- the LOC122870149 gene encoding steroid 17-alpha-hydroxylase/17,20 lyase isoform X2, giving the protein MFARLLSSLPSFILPLSLPPSFLLVFFVVAAVVSFLVARPSPPAARGSVPCLPRLPVLGSLPWLRGGLPPHLLFTQLARRYGSLFALYLGPHYTVVVNDHRHAREVLLQRGRDFAGRPSMVTADLLTRGGKDIAFSDYSPLWKSHRRLVHNSFTLFGEGTGRLQDIVLSSVDSLCAELLSSGWRGFDPSPAVTRAVTNVVCTLVFSATYRHGDAELQEVIRYNDGIVQTIARGGLVDIYPWMKVFPNKTLSKLKECIAVRDRLLSRKLEEHKASLSDGDPRDLLDALLKGKMDSGQGQKSSGSEDERITDDHVLMTAAEAFGAGVETTSTTLLWILAYLLHHPEERVQKELDEHVGSERAVCVSDRGRLPYLDCVINEGMRIRPVSPVLIPHTAMTDSSIGGHSVGRGTRVLVNMWSIHHDPQHWNQPDLFNPDRFLDDQGQRFTPSCFLPFGAGPRVCVGESLARLELFLFLSSLLQRMSFTLPDGAPPPNLQGRLGVVLQPLPYKVIVTPRAGWEGGAK; this is encoded by the exons ATGTTCGCccgtctcctctcctcgctcccttCCTTtatccttcctctctccctccctccctccttcctcctcgtCTTCTTCGTCGTCGCGGCGGTCGTCTCGTTCCTGGTCGCGCGTCCGTCTCCTCCTGCGGCTCGGGGCTCCGTCCCCTGCCTGCCGCGGCTCCCCGTCCTGGGCAGCCTCCCCTGGCTGCGAGGAGGCCTCCCTCCACACCTCCTCTTCACCCAGCTGGCCCGCAG GTACGGGTCTCTGTTCGCTCTCTACCTCGGCCCTCACTACACTGTGGTGGTAAACGACCATCGACACGCCAGAGAGGTGCtgctgcagagagggagagacttCGCTGGACGGCCGAGCATG GTGACCGCCGACCTGCTGACCAGAGGAGGTAAAGACATCGCATTTTCAGACTACTCTCCTCTCTGGAAGTCACACCGTCGCCTCGTCCACAACTCCTTCACCCTGTTCGGAGAAGGAACCGGCCGCCTGCAGGACATCG TTCTGTCGTCCGTGGACAGCCTGTGTGCCGAGCTGTTGTCCAGTGGGTGGCGTGGCTTCGACCCGTCTCCCGCGGTGACCAGGGCCGTCACCAACGTCGTGTGCACGCTGGTGTTCAGCGCCACCTATCGCCATGGCGATGCTGAGCTGCAGGAGGTGATCCGATACAATGATGGCATTGTGCAGACGATTGCCAGAGGAGGACTGGTGGACATTTACCCCTGGATGAAG GTCTTTCCTAACAAGACTCTCAGTAAACTGAAGGAGTGTATCGCCGTCAGAGACAGACTGCTGTCACGCAAACTGGAGGAGCACAAG GCATCGCTGAGTGACGGTGACCCCCGTGACCTTCTGGATGCCTTGCTAAAGGGCAAGATGGACAGCGGGCAGGGTCAAAAGTCATCCGGGTCGGAGGATGAGAGGATAACAGATGACCATGTCCTGatgacagcagctgaggcttTTGGAGCTGGAGTGGAGACGACGTCCACCACACTGCTCTGGATCCTGGCCTATCTGCTGCACCACCCGGAG GAGCGCGTGCAGAAGGAGCTGGACGAGCACGTGGGCAGCGAGCGAGCGGTGTGTGTGTCGGACCGCGGCCGGCTGCCGTACCTGGACTGTGTCATCAACGAGGGTATGAGGATCCGACCGGTCAGCCCCGTGCTGATCCCACACACCGCCATGACTGACAGCAG TATTGGAGGTCACTCTGTCGGTCGTGGGACTCGTGTTTTGGTCAACATGTGGTCGATTCACCACGACCCCCAACACTGGAACCAACCTGACCTGTTCAACCcag ATCGTTTCCTTGACGACCAGGGCCAGCGGTTCACACCCTCCTGCTTCCTGCCGTTCGGGGCGGGACCGCGAGTCTGCGTTGGTGAATCGTTGGCCAGGCTGGagctctttctcttcctgtcctctctgctcCAGCGAATGAGCTTCACGCTGCCGGACGGGGCTCCCCCGCCTAACCTGCAGGGGCGGCTGGGTGTGGTCTTGCAGCCGTTACCTTATAAGGTCATTGTCACTCCGAGGGCAGGGTGGGAGGGCGGGGCAAAATGA